The proteins below come from a single Asanoa ferruginea genomic window:
- a CDS encoding SRPBCC domain-containing protein has protein sequence MNPDLDLTLDRVIRAPRATVWRAWTDPARLAQWWIPAPSRCRVDRLEVRPGGAFVTQLSDDGAAFVPHMDAVFLVVDELERIVFTNAIDSAWRPAEAAPVAMTAEITLRDHPDGTDYRVVVRHGDPAARALHEKLGFEDGWGTVTGQLAALAEAD, from the coding sequence ATGAACCCCGACCTGGACCTGACCCTCGACCGCGTGATCCGCGCACCGCGAGCGACCGTGTGGCGCGCCTGGACCGACCCGGCCCGCCTTGCCCAGTGGTGGATCCCCGCGCCGAGCCGATGCCGGGTCGATCGCCTCGAGGTCCGGCCCGGCGGGGCATTCGTGACTCAACTCAGCGACGACGGTGCCGCGTTCGTCCCGCATATGGACGCCGTGTTCCTGGTCGTCGACGAGCTCGAGCGGATCGTGTTCACCAACGCGATCGACAGCGCCTGGCGCCCCGCCGAGGCGGCACCGGTCGCGATGACCGCCGAGATCACGCTGCGGGACCACCCGGACGGCACCGACTACCGGGTCGTCGTGCGGCACGGCGACCCGGCCGCCCGCGCCCTGCACGAGAAGTTGGGCTTCGAAGACGGCTGGGGCACGGTCACCGGCCAGCTGGCCGCGCTGGCCGAGGCCGATTAG
- a CDS encoding ArsR/SmtB family transcription factor, whose amino-acid sequence MAQYSAALDDVFVALADPTRRGVIRRLGRGPTSVGDLAREFPMTLPSFMKHVRTLESSGLISTLKAGRVRTCVLNRERLAVLDDWLAEQRRVWEDRTDRLESLVTSTEENRP is encoded by the coding sequence ATGGCACAGTATTCGGCCGCGCTCGACGACGTGTTCGTCGCCTTGGCCGACCCGACCCGACGTGGCGTCATCCGGCGCCTCGGCCGCGGTCCGACCAGCGTGGGCGATCTGGCCCGCGAGTTCCCGATGACGCTGCCGTCGTTTATGAAGCACGTGCGCACGCTGGAGTCGAGCGGGCTGATCAGCACGCTCAAGGCCGGCCGGGTGCGCACCTGCGTGCTCAACCGCGAACGGCTCGCCGTGCTCGACGACTGGCTCGCCGAGCAGCGCCGCGTCTGGGAGGACCGCACCGACCGCCTGGAGAGCCTCGTCACCAGCACCGAGGAGAACCGACCATGA
- a CDS encoding MerR family transcriptional regulator, translating to MPDPRDPDPAGRPDTDAPSVPTDDDSVGYRGVTACHAVGISYRQLDYWARTALVVPSVRDASGSGTQRLYSFRDLVVLKVVKRLLDAGVSLQNIRKAIETLRSRGVGDLAGITLISDGTTVYECRSPEEVVDLLQGGQGVFGIAIGGAFKEIQGSLSHLPAEPAEPAPVEAEDDAPTGDELAARRARRRAG from the coding sequence ATGCCCGACCCACGTGATCCTGATCCTGCGGGTAGACCCGACACCGACGCACCGTCGGTCCCCACTGACGACGACTCCGTCGGCTACCGAGGCGTAACCGCCTGTCACGCGGTCGGCATCAGCTATCGCCAGCTCGACTACTGGGCCCGCACGGCACTGGTCGTGCCGAGCGTCCGCGACGCCTCCGGCTCCGGCACGCAGCGCCTCTACTCGTTCCGCGACCTGGTCGTCCTCAAGGTGGTCAAGCGCCTCCTCGACGCCGGCGTCTCATTGCAAAACATCCGCAAGGCGATCGAGACACTGCGGTCCCGCGGCGTCGGCGACCTCGCCGGCATCACGCTGATCTCCGACGGCACCACGGTCTACGAGTGCCGATCCCCGGAAGAGGTCGTCGACCTGCTCCAGGGCGGCCAGGGCGTGTTCGGCATCGCCATCGGCGGTGCGTTCAAGGAGATCCAGGGCTCGCTCTCGCACCTGCCCGCTGAGCCCGCCGAGCCGGCCCCGGTCGAGGCGGAAGACGACGCGCCGACCGGCGACGAACTCGCCGCCCGCCGCGCCCGCCGCCGCGCCGGCTGA
- a CDS encoding bifunctional nuclease family protein, whose product MRELSVVGVRVELPSNQPIVLLREVEGDRYLPIWIGAVEATAIAYEQQGVKPARPLTHDLLRDVLAALKAPLNAVEIVELKENVFYADLLIGDNNLRVSARPSDSIALALRVGAPIRCAEQVLTEAGIVIPDEQEDEVEKFREFLEQVRPEDFAG is encoded by the coding sequence GTGCGTGAGCTGAGCGTGGTCGGGGTTCGGGTCGAGTTGCCCAGCAACCAGCCGATTGTGCTGCTCCGAGAGGTCGAGGGCGACCGCTACCTGCCGATCTGGATCGGTGCGGTGGAGGCCACGGCGATCGCCTATGAGCAGCAGGGCGTGAAGCCGGCCCGGCCGCTGACCCATGATCTTCTCCGTGACGTGCTGGCTGCCCTCAAGGCGCCGCTCAACGCCGTGGAGATCGTCGAGCTGAAGGAAAACGTCTTCTACGCCGATCTGTTGATCGGCGACAACAACCTGCGGGTCTCCGCCCGCCCCAGCGACTCGATCGCGCTCGCGCTCCGCGTGGGCGCCCCGATCCGCTGTGCCGAGCAGGTGCTCACCGAGGCCGGCATCGTGATTCCTGACGAGCAGGAAGACGAGGTTGAAAAGTTCCGGGAGTTCCTCGAGCAGGTCCGCCCGGAAGACTTCGCGGGCTGA